From the Equus asinus isolate D_3611 breed Donkey chromosome 9, EquAss-T2T_v2, whole genome shotgun sequence genome, the window CCAGAGCACACCTTCTGCCTCCTCTGCTTCGAGTAGGACCAGCTCTCCACCGCGCTGGAGCACACCAACGTGGGCTTCCCGGGCCCGAACACGCCCTCGGTGGGCGGCGCCGAGCACCGCAGCGCCACGTACAGCAGCAGCGTCAGCACCAACAGGCTGGACACCGCGCAGATGGCGATGATCAGATACACGTTGACATCCACCAGCGCTGTCTCTGCGCTCGCGGTGCCCGCCGATGCCTCTGACGAGGCCTTCGGTGCCTGACCGCTCTCCACCAGCGACAGCAGCACGGTGGCCGTGGCCGTCAGCGCAGGCTCGCCGTGGTCCTTCACCAGCACCAGCAGACGCTGCCGCGGCGCGTCCGCCTCATCCAGGGCGCGGGTCGTGCTGATCTCGCCCGTGTACAGGCCCACGCGGAACGGGCTGCGCCCGCCACCCGCCGCCGGCTGCAGCTCGAAAGACAGCCACGCGTTGTAGCCAGAGTCCGGGTCCACCGCGCGCACCTTCGCCACCACGTGGCCGGCGCCCACCGACCGCGACACCAGCTCGCTCACcgcgccggccccgccgcccgccccagGCGGCAGCAGCGCGGGCGCGTTGTCGTTCTCGTCCAGCACGAACACCTGCAGCGTCACGTTGCTGCCCAGAGGCGGCACGCCCGCGTCGCGCGCGCTCACCTGGAACTGCAGCAGCTCCAGCTCCTCGTGGTCCAGCGGCTGCAGCGCGTACACCTTGCCGCTCTCCGCGTGCACCGACACGTAGCTCGACAGCGCACGCTCGCCCACGCGCCGCTCCACCAGCGAGTAGGACACCCGCGCGTTCTCCTGCGCGTCCGCGTCCCGCGCAGACACCGTGAAGATGTGGCTGCCAGGCGGGTTGTTCTCCTTCACGAACACCGTGTACTCGGGCTGCGCGAACGCCGGTGCGTTGTCGTTCACATCGGCCACCTCCACGGACACCCTGGCTGTGGCCGACAGAGAAGGCGAGCCCCCGTCTCGCGCTGTCACCACCACCTCATAGTTCGTCATGCTCTCGTGGTCCAAGGCGCTGTCCAGCACCAGCGAATAGTAATTCTTGAAAGTGGACACCAGCTTGAAGGGGGCATGAGGAGTCAGGGTACAAATGACCTGCCCGTTCGCACCAGAGTCTCGGTCGGACACGCTGATCAGGGCAATGACTGTGCCAAGTGGAGCGTCTTCAAGTACGGGTAACGATAGTGATTTGATAACCAACTCAGGAATATTATCATTGGCGTCCAAAATTTCTACTAGAACCGTGCAGTGATCTGCCATCGGGGGAATTCCTTTATCTCTCGCTTCTACTTGGATTTCATATAACTTAGTTTCCTCAAAATCTATGTTACCCTTTACACTGATGTATCCATTAACTGGGTCTAAGTGGAATTTCGACAGAATATCTGCCGACATGTCTGTATTGAAAGAATATACGATGTccttatttattccttcatccaAATCAGAGGCGTTAACAATCACTGCTAGGGTGCCGTTTGGTGCATTTTCGAATAACTTGACTTTATAGACCGTCCTCTCAAACTCTGGGGCGTTGTCGTTTACATCCAGAATGGTGATCTTCACTTGAGTAGTACCAGTGAGCTCTGGTTTCCCACCATCAACTGCCGTTATTATTAACTGATGCTCAGGAGTGTCCTCTCGATTTAAAGGTTTTTTCAACACGAGCCCAAGGGATTTAATTTCCTCATCATTTCTTTTAACATCCAAGGTAAAATAGTCATTGGAGTTAAGAGTATAGGTCAACAGTGAATTTACTCCGATATCTGCATCTGTTGCGCCCTCTAGCGGAATCCGAGAGCCAGGCGGCCGGGATTcgtaaataaacaaattttttacTGACATTGGGAAAACCGGCTGGTTGTCGTTAATGTccctcacctccacctccacatGGAAAACCTGCAGCGGCCGGTCCACGATCACCTCCAGGTGGATGCTGCACTCCAAGCTCCGCCCGCACAGCTCCTCGCGGTCGATCCGAGAATTCACAAACAAAATGCCATTCTGCAGATTTACCTCCAGAAGGTCCCCGCGGCCTTTGGACGCCACCCGGAACAGGCGCGGCACCAGCTccgccagctccagccccaggtcCTGGGCGATGCGGCCCACGAAGGTGCCGTGTTTGGCCTCCTCGGGGACCGAGTAGTGGACCTGGCCGCTACTGGCCTCCCATACCGCGAGGAGCAGAAGCGAAAGCAGTAGTCGGCGAACTCCGGGACCTTCTCTCCGGGAAAACACCATTGCAAGCCTTTTCCAAATATTGGGTCCCTCTTGCATGgatccaaaattaaaaaaataatttgagctccttgttcttcatttcttaaatAACCATACTATGGCTGTATTTCATAGATGGTGAGGAAATGGAGTGTCTGAGTACGTAACGCACGCTGTATTTCTTTTGTCGTGAAAGACCTTGTGGTGGACAGCGACATCATGTGGCTAAATGTGTAAGTATTAAATGTGattatcttcttttccttttacttcGTTTGAACTTTCCccaaatttctattttcaatgtAATTCCTTCAAGGACTCCTcaaaatctttatattttaccaaaatatatcCTTAGAATTTTTATACTAACTTATCACTTTCACTTATGCCAATCCATGACACAGTAAAATATAGCAAAACAGTGATTACTGTTTTAACAGTAGCGGACATCTATTAGAAATATTTCCCATGTGACAAGCACTGTTCTATTTGTTTTAATGGGCTTATCCCATTAAATTTTCACAACAACCTTCTGAGGTAGGTATTAAGATGATTTCCTTTTTACGGACAAAGAAGTGGAAACACATATAGGTTAAGTAACTTAAAAGAATATTAACCGGTCGTGTTGGGTGGGATCTCAATCTGATTCAAGACTcgtaaatttaaccacttggcctcagaGTCCACATTTCATACAAAAATCATACCCTTGATATTTGTGACCATCAAAACATCAAGAGattgaaaatgtgtgtgtgtatatattcatatatatacaatttACTTCTATATTATTATGGCAATCGTTCATTTACAAAATATGTTCACTTATGCTTATTAATTTATAGAATGTATATAAACCAATCTTGTATCTTTTATCCGATGACTATATCCTTGTTATCTGTCTGAAGTTTATCTATGTAAAGATGCCAGGAGTCAGTCTTTTACAGTGCAGTTCTTTTGTAACTTTGTTTTTTGCTACATGAAAATATTGTGTGATTTGGGTAGTTAGTACATTCACATCACACCAAATAAGAGTATATTCGTTTAAAAAATTTGCACATCATTTATGTGTTTCAATTTACCTGGATATGCTAAAATGTtcacaatataaaataattgtgtttttaatGATCTCCACCATGGATGAATTTCTGGATTCCGGTTTCTTAAAAAGCTATTACTTGAAAGAATTCATGACTTAAACAatgagtaaagagagaaaaataactttggAACGTGATTCACTACTCGACGTATGTAAGATGAGGCAATGAAATATCCTAAAGATCTCTGTGAAGTCAATGAGAGGCATGAGTGCTCTGAGAATTTGGAAGTTGAGCAGAGAAAACTCATGGGGAGAAGTTGAATTTAGAGCGGGAAGAGAACGTCCAATATTTTGCTTATAGTCAGACCCTTTTTAAGTGAAATCAAACATGATTTAAGTATTAGGAGAAAAGATTTAATATCAGTTTTTTTCCCATGTACTCATTGAATGCAAGCCAGGATTGTAACTTACTCATATTTTATCATtcatatttagaataaaataaattgtcaattaatgttttaatgaataagtaagtgaatattttaaattaacaatCAAGTAATATGAGGTGTTACATTAATGATATTTGTTAATGTCAAACTTACATAATTTCTAATTGATTCTATTGTACCAGTTCATGATGAAGCAAGTAAacatttaagattgttttggAAAAGCATGGATTTAGggaataattaaatatatcaatatgCCAGTTAGTGCTTTGATGAATCTTGAAAAGCAGTAGCTaattttaaagtgagagacaaaattaaaattttaaaacatcatggaCTTCATATTAATGAGATGCCTTTGACAACTTATGTAATTCTATATACTTCATGACATTTAAAAGTATACTAACTGCAAAATGAAATGTCACAGGGAATTTATAACAGAGTAGACTCCATAATGATTATTACAAGATAAAGGTAATACTAAAGGAAATATGAGTTTAGAAGATTGAGCCAATGTGTGGATAAGGCATCAATGAATAATATCTACTCTCTCTTAGACATCTCCTTAGGCAACTTAATTAAGATAAATGTAAATAAGGAATAAGAAACCAATAAGAACTTATACAGCAATAGATTGTGACTCCTGGAGATATGGGCACACCTggatattgttttaaaagcttatAATTTACCTATAGTAGAAACATAGTGGCTAGACTTCCAGTAAGACAGATTCCACCTGACCATTCATACTTTGTGCACACAAGTCTCAAGAAGGTGGTGATAGCTATGATACTCCAGTTGGAATGACTCCTCCCAAGAAAGAGCTTCTTTCTCATTTGTTCAagccatttgtttttctctatacaGCCTCAGATGAACTTTTTTGACTCCCAGGAAATATATAATCTCTGCATTTTGAGGCTTATCAATCCTTCCTTCAGGAACAGACTATCCTTAAATGGAGTTGAAGATTTCTCCACTAAATTCCTCAATTCCTTTAAAAGAAGATCCCAGATGGAAATTGATATTCTGCCTATCTGTGCAGTGGCTAAAGCTAAGATCACTTAGTGGAAGTTATTTCTAGGATTCATCAACATCCACGTACatttgggaaagaaaacagaaagtaacTAAGAACCAAATAGTAGAAGACAGTTTTAGACAATTCATCCCAAACATCTTCCTttggttaaaaaattttttctttaatttcctttccaaGTGTAACATTTACTTGTCAAATTTAGTGTTTTAATTACCCAACACAGGAGTTTCCAATGAAAATGTGGTCATCCAACACCAGTCCCCACCTTTTGGAAAAACCCCATCATCATTAGGAATATGGATGTGGCCAGATGAAATTGAGTGAGCCCACAGTCATGGAAAATGTTATCCCAGGCAGAGAGTGTGGTGTCAGAGCAAGGTGGTCAGTCTCTGCACAGTGGGAGGCCTGCATACATTAGCCCAGAGATACTGATACTGGAAGCATGACTGAGCAACCCGCTAACATAAAGACCGGGTTAAAGTACTCTCCACTTGTATGCTGAAAAAGTCATACCACCTGGCCACCcacaatgtgattttttaaatgttaagattttttaaataaacaaaattgagactGGGCTCTTTTCTCAGTGAACTCTCTATTGTGCCTTAAAACCAAGGATTTTGAAAGAGTGAAATCTTTATCCAAATAACAGGTTATTTTACTACTGAAAGACAAATCTAGGATTAGCAACGATTCCTAACTGATGTCATGTGTTGTAATGACCTATGATAGATACTTTTGGAAGTTCTGGCATTAAAAGATGCATTCAGGCTGCTTTCAgatataaggaaaagaaaaactaaccTATTAACTGTTGCATAAACAGATAAACACAAATGAATTCTTGCTCAAAATAAAATagcttgggggggggggcagcctggtggtgtagtggttaagttcgcctgctcagcttcagtggccaggggtttgtgGGTTAAGACCCCGAGTGCAGactacacaccgctcattaagccatgctgcggcagcgccccacatacaaacatagaggatgactggcacagatgttcgctcagggacaatcttcctcaagcaaaaagaggaagattggcaacagatattagctcagggccaatcttcctcacaagaaagaaaaaaactttaggAAATGTCCAGATATACAACATAGTCTTAGTCCAACATATTCTGACAGAATGGATGGATGGTGTACATTGGAAATATGTATTACATAATCATactctttaattttcttccaactgtgatttttaaaaatttgactaaAAATATTTACAGCTAATGTTAAGTTTTCAGATTTTGCTTAAGTGTTTTTCAGCCCTTCAAGGTCCTATTATTCATGGAGAGATTTAATTATGGAAAAgccaaaatgtaaaaataagaaaaccatcTGAGTAAATTCTTCTCAATGCAAGAAGCTGATCTCTAATTCATACAATATACTGCACAACAGGATAACGACATAAAATAAAGGCAGAGCTAAGAATCAAAATAATTGATAGAATcataaagaataaaggaaatagaacaattatagaATTGacaggaaaacattaaaacactCACCTTTCCTAACTGTTCTGATTCTGAGAAGTGTTGTCTTTCTTCTACGGAGCCTGGACCTTGAGGTAGGCTGGGACTGAAGGCCATGAGGTCTGTCTTGGGTGGCCCCTCCCCAGAACACACCCTTTGATGACGCTGCTGCGAGTAAGACCAGCTCCCCACCGCGCTGGAGCACACCAGCCTGGGCTTCCCCGGCCCGCACGCGCCCTCGGTGGGCGGCGCTGAGCACCGCAGCGCCGTGTACAGCAGCAGCGTCAGCACCAACAGGCTGGACACCGCGCAGATAGCGATGATCAGGTACACGTTGACATCCACAAGAGCCGCCTCGGTTCCAGCAGCGCCTACCGACGCACGCGACGAGGCCTTTGGCGCCTGGCCGCTCTCCACCAGCGATAGCAGCACGGTGGCTGTGGCCGTCAGCGCCGGCTCGCCGTGGTCCTTCACCAGCACCAGGAGACGCTGGCGCGGCGCGTCCGCCTCGTCCAGGGCGCGAGTCGTGCTGATCTCGCCCGTGTACAGCCCCACGCGGAACGGGCTGCGCCCGCCACCCGCCGCCGGCTGCAGCTCGAAAGACAGCCACGCGTTGTAGCCAGAGTCCGCGTCCACCGCGCGCACCTTCGCCACCACGTGGCCCGCGCCCACCGACCGCGACACCAGCTCGCTCACcgcgccggccccgccgcccgccccagGCGGCAGCAGCGCGGGCGCGTTGTCGTTCTCGTCCAGCACGAACACCTGCAGCGTCACGTTGCTGCCCAGAGGCTGCACGCCCGCGTCGCGCGCGCTCACCTGGAACTGCAGCAGCTCCAGCTCCTCGTGGTCCAGCGGCTGCAGCGCGTACACCTTGCCGCTCTCCGCGTGCACCGACACGTAGCTCGACAGCGCACGCTCGCCCACGCGCCGCTCCACCAGCGAGTAGGACACCCGCGCGTTCTCCTGCGCGTCCGCGTCCCACGCAGACACCGTGAAGATGTGGCTTCCCGGCGGGTTATTCTCCTTCACGAACACCGTGTACTCGCGCTGCGCGAAAGTTGGTGCGTTGTCGTTCACGTCGGCCACCTCCGCGGACACCCTGGCTGTGGCCGACAGTGAAGGCGAGCCCTTGTCTCGCGCTGTCACCACCACCTCATAGTTCGCCACGCTCTCGCGGTCCAAGGCGCTGTCCAGCACCAGAGAATAATAATTCTTGAAAGTGGACACCAGCTTGAAGGGGGCGTGGGGAGTCAGGGTGCAGGTCACCTGTCCGTTGGCACCAGAGTCGCGGTCAGACACCATGATGAGGGCGATGGCGGTGCCCAGCGGAGCGTCCTCTCGGATGGGAAGTGAAAGAGACGTTATTGAGACTTCTGGTGTATTATCATTGACATCCACAAGTTTTACCGAAATTTTACAGTGCCCAGACATTGATGGAGTTCCATTGTCATAAGCAACGACTTGAATCTCGTAggatttcatttcttcaaaatcTAATTGTCCCTTAGTTCTGATTTCCCCTGAGGTAGGATCTATTCTGAACTTCGTCGTTATAGTGGAGGGCACGTCACTACTAAATGAATACACAATCTCGCTGTTTGATCCTTCATCTGCATCAGAAGAATTTAGTTTAACCACTAACGTTCCGTTTGCGGTGTTCTCTAACAATTGTACTTTGTAAACTGATTGGTCAAAAGTAGGTTCGTTGTCATTCACATCTAATACCTTAATTAGCAATTGAACGGTGCCCGTGAGCTCAGGTTTGCCCCCATCAGTAGCCACCAGTAACAAATTAAACTCGGCAGTTTCCTCTCTGTCCAGAGACTTTCTCAgtacaagagacaaagactggCTTGGTTCATCGTTTGTCTGTATATCTAGAAAGAAAAACTCGCTGGAGCTGAGCTTGTAGGAGAGAAGACCGTTTACTCCGATATCTGCATCAGATGCTCCTTCTAGAGGAAACCGCGAGTCAAGCAGCCTCGATTCGGGAAACAGGATAGTCTTTACTGCCATTGGAAATATCGGCGGATTGTCGTTAATGTCCCTCACCTCCACTTCCACATGGAAAACCTGCAGCGGCCGGTCCACGATCACCTCCAGGTGGATGCTGCACTCCAAGCTCCGCCCGCACAGCTCCTCGCGGTCGATCCGAGAATTCACAAACAGAATGCCATTCTGCAGATTTACCTCCAGAAGGTCCCCGCGGCCTTTGGACGCCACCCGGAACAGGCGCGGCACCAGCTccgccagctccagccccaggtcCTGCGCGATGCGGCCCACGAAGGTGCCGTGTTTGGCCTCCTCCGGGACCGAGTAGTGGACCTGCCCGCTCCCCACCTCCCAAGCTGCGAGGAGCAGAAGCGAGAGCAGCAGGCGCCTGACCTCCCGGCCCCTTCTTATAGAAGACACCATTACCAATTCTCAGGGAGTTGAGCAAATTAGAAAATCATGgtttgcaaaattttaaatattgtccTCTAGTCCCTGCTCAAGTCCTCCTGCTTCTCTTATTGTTCTGCTTCTACGGAGTGACAATGGGGATCTGGGTATTTTTCTTCCTCGAGAATACTCTGTGGTAGACAGCGACATCAAGTGGCCAAAATGTAAGCTCTACTGTTTATCCTGTAGATTTAAAACTAGCGCAATTGTCTGGTCTAAATTTACTGATAACTTTCATCTTGGAAAAACACCTATGTTAAACTCTGAAATATatcatttcccctttttattgtattaaaaaacataaaatttaccacctcaATCATTTATAAGTTTACAGtttagtagtgttaagtatactcacattgttgtgaaacagatctccagaacttttcatcctgcaaatctgaaactctgtactcattaggCAATTCCCCTTTTCCACCATCACACTACACCccctaaccaccatgccactttccgtttctatgaatttgactacgtTAGATAACTCATgtaactggaatcatacagtatttgtctgtgattggtttatttcacttagcataatgtcctcaaagttcaaccatgttgtagcatgtgactggatttccttcctttttaaggttgaaaaaTATTCGATGTATATACCACAtgttatttatctattcacccatCTGTccacggacatttgggttgcttccacctctcggctattgtgaatcgtgctgctatgaacacgggtgtggaaatatctctttgagaccttgctttcaattcttttggatatattacctttttttttttttttaccatttcttcAAACAAAGCACACAGGAATCAAAGGGTATTTTAgccaaatgaaaatatatttatatattccattGTTGATTTGttgtgatttaattttcttttctgaaccaTTTGCAGATGTTTGGAACCTAGTAACTTATTTGTTCCTCATTTGgataatgtattctttttttttcctgctttatctccccaatcccccctgtacatagttgtatatcttagctgcaggtccttctagttgtaggatgGATAATGTATTCTTAATTGAGGAATATTTCCTTTTCCACTACATATTTCCTTTTCTACTACATATGGATTTTTAGGCAGGAACAAAATAATCGAtctcttttttcctgttaattatTTGAGAAtatcttgttctgttagttcctAGCTGGCCACTTCACACACAAACAATATGAAAATAGGATAAAAATACCATAGGGATGACACGAAATGAATTGAGGGGTGGGTCAGTGTTTGAAATACATAATAGTCATTTTCAGTTACTCTAATGAGGTCACAAATTTTGTtttcagcaaagagaaaaacaaaattaattgcAAGATTTACAGTGtccataaaagaaaagcaaaatcctTGCTAAAGAAAAACTAGCTTTTCCTAGTACTGAAAACCAACACTAATTTCTCCCTTGAGCCCAAAACTTAAGATACTTATTCATACCATCTGTGGAagtgtatatttatattaataagacTCTAACAATGAACCCCAAGTAAACCCACTTAAGCAAAAAAGCAGAGCATTATTTATTGTCTCATACATGGAAATGGATAATTATTTACCAATTTCAGGCAGATCTGGGTATACACACTTCGATAATGTCATAAGGAAAATAGTGCcacatttatgattttttttcctttgctgaccTTCTTCTCAGATAGGTTTTTCCCATGTGATGGTACAATAGCCAAAGTAGCTTTTAGGCTACATTTAGCAACTCTCACCAGAAAGAAGGTGTCCTTTTCCTAAAAAGCCCAGCAAAAACCCTAGAATATCACTTCGTTTGACCAAGTTTAGATAATGTATCTTTCCTTTAGTCGATAGTTGTGATGGTTCTCACATTGGCCAGACATAGATTGCTTATTCATTCTTGAAGCCAGGAGATGAAATCAGCCATGACTAAATTACGTGAACGGAAATGAGGAGGTTGGTTCCTGTGAACACCAGTGCAAGGCCTTATGTACCCAAATTCTCCTGAAGCTTAAACTG encodes:
- the LOC106823749 gene encoding protocadherin alpha-2 isoform X12 gives rise to the protein MVSSIRRGREVRRLLLSLLLLAAWEVGSGQVHYSVPEEAKHGTFVGRIAQDLGLELAELVPRLFRVASKGRGDLLEVNLQNGILFVNSRIDREELCGRSLECSIHLEVIVDRPLQVFHVEVEVRDINDNPPIFPMAVKTILFPESRLLDSRFPLEGASDADIGVNGLLSYKLSSSEFFFLDIQTNDEPSQSLSLVLRKSLDREETAEFNLLLVATDGGKPELTGTVQLLIKVLDVNDNEPTFDQSVYKVQLLENTANGTLVVKLNSSDADEGSNSEIVYSFSSDVPSTITTKFRIDPTSGEIRTKGQLDFEEMKSYEIQVVAYDNGTPSMSGHCKISVKLVDVNDNTPEVSITSLSLPIREDAPLGTAIALIMVSDRDSGANGQVTCTLTPHAPFKLVSTFKNYYSLVLDSALDRESVANYEVVVTARDKGSPSLSATARVSAEVADVNDNAPTFAQREYTVFVKENNPPGSHIFTVSAWDADAQENARVSYSLVERRVGERALSSYVSVHAESGKVYALQPLDHEELELLQFQVSARDAGVQPLGSNVTLQVFVLDENDNAPALLPPGAGGGAGAVSELVSRSVGAGHVVAKVRAVDADSGYNAWLSFELQPAAGGGRSPFRVGLYTGEISTTRALDEADAPRQRLLVLVKDHGEPALTATATVLLSLVESGQAPKASSRASVGAAGTEAALVDVNVYLIIAICAVSSLLVLTLLLYTALRCSAPPTEGACGPGKPRLVCSSAVGSWSYSQQRHQRVCSGEGPPKTDLMAFSPSLPQGPGSVEERQHFSESEQLGKPRQPNPDWRYSASLRAGMHSSVHLEEAGILRAGPGGPDQQWPTVSSATPEPEAGEVSPPVGAGVNSNSWTFKYGPGNPKQPGPGELPDKFIIPGSPAIISIRQEPTNSQIDKSDFITFGKKEETKKKKKKKKGNKTQEKKEKGNSTTDNSDQ